In Solidesulfovibrio sp., the following proteins share a genomic window:
- the rpmB gene encoding 50S ribosomal protein L28: MAKICEHCGKKPQVGNNVSHANNKTKRRFEPNLVKVRAQLPSGEVTTVTVCTRCLRSGVVTKPAVKSA; encoded by the coding sequence ATGGCCAAGATTTGCGAGCATTGCGGCAAGAAGCCCCAGGTCGGCAACAACGTCAGCCACGCCAACAACAAGACCAAGCGCCGCTTCGAGCCCAACCTGGTCAAGGTCCGCGCCCAGCTGCCTTCCGGCGAAGTGACCACCGTGACCGTGTGCACCCGCTGCCTGCGTTCCGGCGTGGTGACCAAGCCGGCCGTGAAAAGCGCCTAG